In the Phaeobacter piscinae genome, CCCACAGGTATGGTCGTGCATCCGGCGCCCGGCACGCCGTCTGGCACGCTGGTCAACGCGCTGCTGCATCACTGCGGCGACAATCTCTCCGGCGTGGGCGGTGTCAAACGTCCCGGCATTGTTCATCGCATCGATAAGGAAACCAGCGGGTTGTTGGTGGTGGCCAAATCCGACGCCGCCCATCAGGGGTTGGCGGCGCAGTTTGAGAAACACACAGTGGAACGCTACTACCGCGCGATTTGCTACGGTGTGCCCGACGCCAACGATCCTCGCTTGCGTGGGGTTAAGGGCACCAGTTTCGAGCCGGGCAATATCCTGAAGCTGACCACCCAGTTGGCCCGTCACAAGACCGACCGGCAGCGGCAGGCGGTTCTGTTTCAGGGCGGCCGTCATGCCATCACCCGCGCGCGCATCGTCAATGCCTTTGGCACACCGCCAGTTGTCGCATTGATCGAATGTTGGCTGGAAACCGGACGCACCCATCAGATTCGCGTGCATATGGCGCATGCGGGGCATGGGCTGGTTGGGGACCCTGTTTATGGCGGCAAGCGCAAGCTGGCGGCAAAATCACTACCGGAAGACACCGCCGCTGCCATCCAGGCCTTCCCGCGTCAGGCGCTGCATGCGGCCGTTCTTGGGTTTGTCCACCCGGTCACAGGCGACGCCATGCGGTTTGAAGCGCCCCTGCCGGAAGATATGGCGCATTTGCTGCAAAAGCTGGGCGCCGCGGGTACATAAATCCGCCTCTTGCTTGGTAACATACTGAACTGTAGGTATGATTCCCCGCGTCGCCGAATTGGTAGCGCGGCTTTTGGCCTGCAAATTGTTGTGAACTCAATCACAGACCGCTTTTCTTCTGATTTCTATAAGAGATAAAATCGGCAACTCTTGAACGGGGCTGTGCGTTAACCCATATGACGAGATGTTAAGTCCTTATACATTGGGAGGGACACGAAAAATGGCGAATTATGCAAATCTGCCCGCACCAACCCCCGAAGGCGGGTTGAACCGGTACCTTCAGGAAATCCGCAAGTTCCCTTTGTTGGAGCCGGAAGAAGAATACATGCTGGCCAAGCGCTGGGTGGAAGAGCAAGACAGTGCCTCTGCCCATAAGATGGTGACGTCGCACCTGCGACTGGCTGCGAAAATTGCCATGGGCTATCGTGGTTACGGTCTGCCACAGGCTGAGGTGATCTCCGAGGCCAATGTCGGCTTGATGCAGGCGGTGAAAAGGTTTGACCCCGAGAAGGGCTTTCGCCTCGCAACTTACGCGATGTGGTGGATTCGTGCTTCGATCCAAGAATATATCTTGCGCTCATGGTCGCTGGTGAAGCTGGGCACCACTTCGGCACAGAAGAAGTTGTTCTTCAATCTGCGCAAGGCCAAAGCCCGTATCGGCGCGCTAGAAGAGGGGGATCTGCACCCTGACAGCGTCAAAAAAATTGCCACCGACCTTGGCGTGACCGAAGCTGAGGTGATCTCCATGAACCGGCGTATGTCCGGTGGGGACGCCTCCCTCAATGCCACTGTGGGCAGCGAGGGCGAGGGCACCATGCAGTGGCAGGATTGGCTGGAAGACGAAGATGCCGATCAGGCCGGTGATTATGAGGCACGCGATGAGCTTGAGGCGCGGCGTGAACTTCTGGCCAGCGCGCTTGAGGTGTTGAATGACCGCGAGAAGGATATTCTGACCCAGCGCCGTCTGGCCGATCAGGCAAAGACGCTGGAGGACCTTAGCACTCAATACGGTGTCAGCCGCGAGCGGATCCGCCAGATCGAAGTACGCGCCTTCGAGAAGCTGCAGAAGAAAATGCGCGAACTGGCGTCCGAGAAGGGCATGTTGTCAGTTCAGTGATACCAAGTATATCGGCGCTGCAAATTTGATGAAACGGCCCCGCCCTGGGGCCGTTTTCCACCGCTTGGCAGGGGTTGCAGATTCGCAGATAAACAGGGCCGGGCCTTAACTTTTGCGGGTTTCAAACACCTTAAGAAAACAGATCGAAACTCTACGTAATATCGGTGCAAAACGGGCAATTGAAGAGGTTGACCTAACGCTTTGTTAGGGGGCAGCGGCATAGGGTCGGGAAATCTAATTCCTTAAAGGATCAAGTGACCGATGCCGTCCATTTTCTATCGTCTTCCCATCCGTATCTACGCAGTGGTGGCGATGGCGCTCGCACTTTCCGTGCTGTTGACCGTCCTGCTGCTGTCACGCGCTGTCGATAATGCCTATGCAATGCGCGACCGCGAGCTGCACAACATCATCGACACCTCGATCAGCTTGCTTGCTGATCTTGAAGCCCGGGTGCAGTCGGGCGACCTAACTGCTGATGAGGCGCGCGCCCAAGGGCGTGAGGTGATTGAAAAAATCCGCTTCGAGACATCCGGATATCTCTTCGCTTTCGACCAGGACTTGATTGTGCGGGCGCACCCGATGGTGCCGGATTGGGTTGGCACAGATCGGTCCGGCTTCGAGGACGTGAAGGGCATGAAGGTTTTCCAGGAACTTGGCAAGATTGCCGCCAGCGATGGTGCCGGATCTGTCCGATATTGGTTCCAGAAGCCTGGGCAGACCACGCCGGAACAGAAAATCGGTTATGTGCAGGCGTTTGAACCTTGGGGCTGGATCATCGGCACCGGTTCCTATGTATCGGATATCCAAGCGGACCTGGCTCAGATGCGGATCGAATCGATGATCACACTCGGGGTGAGCCTTGTTTTGCTGATGATCGCATCGACGGTTCTTTTGCGCAGTGTTACCGGGCCGATCAACAGGCTGAAAGCGCGGATGGCTTCCATGGCGGAGGGTGAAACCCATGCGGATGTTCCCTACACGCGGGCCCGCAGCGAAATCGGCGAAATGGCCCGCACGCTGGAGGCCTTCCGCGAGAAACTTGAGCAGCAAGAGGCGATGAAAGGCCATCAACAGGCCCGTGACGCCGAACGTGCCGATGTCGTTCAGGTTATCTCCAGTCGTCTGGCCACACTCTCAAAAGGAGATCTGACGGTCCGTATCAACGAACATCTGCCCGAAGATTACGCCCAGCTGCAGCGCGATTTCAACCGCACAGCCGAGACATTGAGCACGACCGTGACCCAGGTGATCGACACCGCCGAGAGCATTCGCAGTGGCGCAAATGAAATTAGCCAGGCCTCCGACGATCTGTCGAACCGCACCGAAAGCCAGGCCGCCACGCTGGAGGAAACCGCGGCCGCCCTTGACGAGATGACGGCCAGCGTGAAATCCGCCGCCGAAGGCGCGCGCAGCGTCGAAGGCATCATGCAAGAGGCCAAGCAGGAAGCCGAAACCAGCGGTGAAGTGGTTCAGAGCGCAGTCTCTGCCATGACCGAGATCGAGCAATCCTCGACGCATATTTCGCAGATCATCGGGGTGATCGACGATATCGCCTTCCAGACCAACCTTCTGGCGCTCAATGCCGGGGTGGAAGCGGCGCGCGCCGGTGAGGCTGGCAAAGGCTTTGCGGTGGTTGCCAGCGAGGTGCGCGCCCTGGCGCAGCGCTCTTCGGATGCGGCGATGGAGATCAAGACGCTGATCGGTGACAGCACCAAACAGGTGGAGCGCGGCGTGGATCTGGTCGGCAAGACCGGCGATGCACTGCAAAGCATCGTCGAGCGGGTTGGCCATATCTCGAAACTGGTGTCTGGCATTGCGACCGGTGCCAGCGAGCAGTCCACCGGCCTGCATGAGATCAACACCGGCGTGACCCAGTTGGACCAGGTCACCCAGCAGAATGCCGCCATGGTTGAAGAGGCCACTGCCGCCGGGCACATGCTGAATGCGGATGCCAGCAAACTGGCTGAACTGGTCGCGCATTTCCGCGTGGCAGCGGGCGGGCGGCAGGCAGCGGCGCCGGTTCGCAAATCCGCAGCGGCGCCGGCGCCAGCTCAGATCCAGGTTGCCGCGCAAGATACTCCCCCCGCCGCCCCCAGTGCCGCCCCCAGTGCCCATGGCGATGATTGGGACATCGAAGCGGTCACACCCAAGCCGGCACCGGCCGCTGCCAGCAGCAGTGGCAATGCCGCCAAGGACATCTGGCAGGATTTCTGATCCCGCCAAACGCCCCCAGCCCCTAGGCCAAACAAAGTGAGGTCAGCTCAGGCTCGGAATTGGGCCGATTACAAAAACACCGCGCCGGATCAGTCCGGCGCGGTGTTTCCGTGTCGACCGCACTGTTAGATGCGCCCTTGGGCAGCAAGGGGCGCCACCGCCCCCGGAAATAGCGGTCCGAGGCAAAGACACGCGAAATGCCGTGCAGCCACGGGTCTCTTCAGGCGTCAGCCTAAGGGGGTTCTGGCTGCGATGGCCAGCAGGCCTGAGCGGGGCGGTTCAGGCTGCGACTTCCTTCAGCCATTCATGGACATAATCACCGGCATGGGCGCAGGCCTGATCCAAATTCTGACCGGCCATCAGTTGAACGGCAATTGCCGTGGCAAGGGTGCAGCCGGTGCCACGCCTGCCGCGCTGCAGCCGTGGTCTGTCGTAGCGCACATGCGTGTCACCAAAAAAGAGCTGGTCAACCGATATGGCCCCGCCTCCGTGTCCGCCTTTGATCAGCACCGCATCGGCGCCCGCCTCCTGCAACTGACGGGCCTGCAATGCGATGCCGGATGCCTCAGGGCTGTCGGGTTGCCGGTTGCTGGCGGAGGGGGCAAGCTGAGCGGCCTCTTGCAGATTGGGGGTGATGAGAGTGGCGCGCGCAATCAGCGGTTTGACGTCTGCGACCTGCATCAACTGGCCGCCGGAACTGCTGCGCAGCACGGGATCCAGCACAACCGGGCATGTTTCGGGCACCGAATGGGCCAGCGCCTTGGCGATGGCTTTGGCGGCCATTGCGCTGCCGACCATACCGATTTTTACTGCAGAAATCGGCCCGGTCGCGGCGGCTGCGCGTATCTGGCTCTGGATGGTCTCGGGGGGCGTCGGGCGGATCTCCTCCAGCGCCGTGTCTGTCTGCACTGTGATCGCCGTCACCACCGGCCGCAACGCGGGCGATCGCTGTGCGAATGGAGGCAACAGCTGCGCCATTGCAGTGGCCGCGGCGATGTCGCGGGTCAATCCCGCACCGCCGCTGCTGTCGGTCCCAGCGATGATCAGAAGCGCGCTCATCCGCGCCGACCCGCGGCCAGCAGGACAATTTCTCCGACAAACTCCGGGGCAATCTCAGCCGCCATGCGCCAGGCGCGCAGGCCACTGTGACAGGCCAGCACCACGCGGCGATCACGGGGCAGATCGCTTGCGCGCAAGGCCTCCGGCAGGATACGGACAGCAGCGCGGACGGCGGGTGTCGGGGCTTCTTGCGCGGAGCGCAACTCAACCACGTAATCCTCATCGGTGATCGCGTTCCGCCCGATGAAGGGGAAGGGGCGGGATGGCTCCTCTGCAGTGCTGAAATCAAAACCACCCATCTGCAGCCCTGCGAAGTCCACGCTGAAGAGGCGCCCGCGCGGGGTCGGCTGGTGGTTGAGCAACAGTTTCAGCGCCAACTGTGCCTGCCAGGCGCCAATCACACCGACAACCGGGCCCATAATACCGGCACTGGCGCAGGTGGCGGCACTGCCGGGCGGGTCAGGGAAGACCGCGCGCAGCGACGGGCCACCGCCGCAGAAGACGCCGATATAGCCCGATTGTGCCAGTGCCGAAGCAGAGATCAAGTCTCGCCCCAGCCGCTGGCAACAATCTGACAACGTATACGACACCGCGTGGCTGTCGGCGGCATCGATCACCAGATCCACCGGTGTCACCGCAGCTGTGACATTGTCGGGGGTGAGATCTCGCGCATGGGGATGCAGGCGCAATTCGGGCGCCATGGCGCGCAGCCTTTCGCGGGCGGCGTCAACTTTGTAGCGGCCGATATCTGCGGGCATATACAGGGGTTGGCGCGGCAGGTTCGTGGCCTCTACACTGTCGCCATCCATCACCGTGATTTCACCAAGTCCAGCCCCGGCGAGATATTGCAGGACGGGGCTGCCCAGCCCGCCAGCCCCGACCACCAGAACATGGGCGGCTGCGAGCTTTGCCTGTCCTTCCGCCCCCACCTCGGGCAGGGCAATCTGGCGGTCAAAGCGGCTCATGAGGCACAGGCCTTGATCCATTCGCGGGTGCGCGCCTCCGGATCAGGGGCCTGCTGGATATCGGTGACCACAGCGGCACTGTCTGCGCCCGCAGCAAAGACACCGGGCAGGCGTTCGGGCGTCAGCCCGCCAATGGCGACCAGAGGGGTGTCGCCCGCCATTTCCTTCCAGCGCCGCAGGCGATCCAAGCCTTGTGGCGCCCATTTCATCTTCTTCAGCAGGGTCTCATACACCGGGCCAAGGGCAATATAGTCCGGCTCAAACGCCAAGGCGCGCTCCAGTTCCGCCTCATCATGGGTCGACAGGCCAAATTGCACGCCCTTGCGACGCAGCGCGGCAAAATCGGCGCTGTCCATGTCTTCCTGCCCGAGATGGACAAATCCGCAATTCAGGTCCAGCGCGACCTGCCAATGGTCATTGACCACCAGCTGTGCGCCATGCACCGCACAGAAATCCCGCGCCCGCGCGATCTGGCGGCGGATCTCCTGCTCTGGCAGGTCCTTCAACCGCAGCTGCACCAGCCGGACCCCATGCGGCACCAGCAGTTCCAGTTGGCTGACATGGCCAACGATCAGGTAAAAACGCTCCATTGTCGTCTCCAAATTGAGGGGGCTCAGCTCAGCGCGGCGAGGCCAAGAACAGGGGTGGAGGGCACGGCCATATCGCGGCGTTCCATCGGGTCAGCCAGATACCCTTCACGGCCGGCCTCAATCGCGAGTGCGATGGCACCGGCCATGCCGGCAGGGTCTCCGGCCTTTGCCACTGCGGTATTCAGCAGCACCGCATCCATTCCCAGCTCCATTGCCTGGGTGGCATCCGAAGGGCGACCGATGCCCGCATCGACGATCAACGGCACGTCGGGAAAATGCGCCCGCATTGCGCGCAGCGCATCGGGGTTGCGCAGGCCCTGACCGGATCCAATCGGCGCGCCCCAAGGCATCAACACCTCGCAGCCTGCCTCCAGCAGTTTTTCTCCCACCACCAGATCATCGGTCGTGTAGGGAAACACCTGAAACCCGTCATCAGACAGCACGCGCGCGGCCTCCACCAGCGCAAACACATCGGGCTGCAGCGTGTCGGAATGACCGATCACCTCCAGTTTGATCCACGGGGTGTCAAACAGCTCGCGCGCCATATGGGCGGTGGTCACGGCCTCCTGCACAGAATGGCACCCGGCTGTGTTGGGTAGGATGCGACAGTTCAATGTCCGCAACTGATCCCAAAACCCGGCGCCGGTGCCCTCCGCCGTTTCCCGCCGCAGCGACACCGTGATGATCTCGCTGGCGCTGCTTTTGATTGCCGCGTTCAGAACGCAGGGTGAGGGGTATTGCGCGGTCCCCAGCAACAGGCGTGAAGTGATGTCCTGACCATAGAGTTGCATGGTTCAGCCCCCTTGCATCGGCGTGAGGATCTCCAGCCGATCCCCCTCCGCCAGTTGAGTTTTGGGGCGGGCAGCGCGGGCCACGAAGTGTCCGTTGACGGCGGTTGCAACTGCGGACTGGGCATAGCCGAGCTGGTGCAGCGCCTCGTCGAGAGTGCCGGCGCGGACCTCATGCGGTTTGGCGTTGACGGTGATTTTCATCCTGTGTCTCCGGTCTCAGGCGGTTTGCCACCTGCTGCGCCATGGCGGGCGCCAGCAGAAATCCGTGGCGGTACAGCCCATTGAGGAAAAGCGTCCCGCCGTCCTGATGAAGGCGGGGCAGATTATCGGGGAAGGCGGGGCGCAGACCTGCGCCGGTTTCCACCACGCTGGCCTCGGCAAATCCGGGGTGCAGGGTGAAGGCGGCGTTCAGCAACTCACTGAGCGAGCGCAGGGAAATTGCGCGCGTCGATGTGCTCTCAATCATCGTGCCGCCGATCATGAACAGGCTGTCGCCCCGCGGCACAAGGTAGAGCGGCATTCGCGGATGGAGCAGCCGCAGCGTGCGACTGATCTCCACCTCCGGGCAATGCAGGATCGCCATCTCGCCGCGCACAGGGCGCAGATCTGGCAGTTGCCCTGCGGCGGCGATGCCCCTGCAATCCAGATCAACAGAGCCGGGGGCATCCGTGCCAAGGCAGATTTCCGCCCCCAGCGCGGCGGCCGCAGCCGCCAGATCCCGGATGGCGCGACGCGGGTCCAGATGCGCCTCCTGTTCGAAGAACAAACCTTGCGCAAAGCGCCCTGTGAGGGCTGGTTCCAGTGCCGCGATCTCTGCCCCGTCCACCCCCCGATAGCCGGTCGTGCGACGGGCAAAGCGGGTCAGCTCTGCCCGGTCGCGGGCTGGCGCCACCACCAGCGTGCCGCGGCTGTGGACGGCTGTGACCTTGGCCCACCAGTCGATGGCGCGGCCACCGAGGGTGATCACCTCCTCTTCGGCGCTTTCGCGTTCACACCAGGGCGCCAGCATGCCGCCTGCATAGCGCGAGACACTGCCCGCACCGATCTCTGTCGCGCGCTCATAGACCCGCACCGCAACCCCGCGCTGCGCCAGTTCATAGGCGCAGGCGAGGCCCGCGAGGCCTGCACCTGCGATGGTGATCATTCCGCAGGTTCCGCAGCCTCGGGCGCTGGCACATAGAGTTCGCCGCCCTCGCGGAACTTGGCGGCCATCGCCTCCATGCCTTCCTTCTGCGCCTCGGCACGGATGTCGTGGCTGATCCGCATGGAGCAGAACTTCGGACCGCACATGGAGCAGAAATGCGCCACCTTATGCGCCTGTTTCGGCAGGGTCTGGTCGTGGAACTCGCGCGCAGTATCCGGGTCCAGCGAGAGGTTGAACTGGTCCTCCCAGCGGAACTCGAACCGCGCACGGCTGAGGGCGTCGTCACGGCGCTGCGCCCCCGGCAGGCCCTTGGCGAGGTCGGCTGCATGGGCCGCGATCTTATAAGTGATCACGCCTGTTTTCACGTCGTCGCGATCCGGCAGGCCAAGGTGTTCCTTGGGTGTCACGTAGCAGAGCATCGCACAGCCGAACCAGCCGATCATCGCCGCCCCGATACCGCTGGTGATGTGGTCATAGCCCGGCGCAATATCCGTGGTCAGCGGCCCAAGCGTGTAGAACGGCGCCTCGTGGCAGCACTCCAACTGCTTGTCCATGTTCTCCTTGATCTTGTGCATGGCGACATGGCCCGGCCCTTCGATCATCACCTGGCAATCCTTGGCCCAGGCGATCTTGGTCAACTCGCCCAGGGTTTCCAACTCGGCAAACTGCGCCTCGTCATTGGCGTCCGCAATCGAGCCGGGGCGCAGCCCGTCGCCCAAGGAGAACGAAACATCATACTGGCGGCAGATGTCGCAGATCTCCTCGAAATGTTCATAGAGGAACGACTCCTTGTGGTGATGCAGGCACCACTTGGCCATGATCGAGCCGCCGCGTGACACGATCCCCGTCACGCGGTTCACCGTCATCGGCACCATGTGCAGCCGCACGCCTGCGTGGATGGTGAAATAATCGACGCCCTGTTCCGCCTGTTCAATCAGCGTGTCGCGGAACACTTCCCAGGTCAGGTCCTCAGCGATGCCGTTCACCTTCTCCAGCGCCTGATAGATCGGCACGGTGCCGATCGGGACGGGGGAATTGCGCACGATCCATTCGCGGGTGTTGTGGATGTTGCGCCCCGTCGACAGATCCATCACCGTGTCGGCGCCCCAGCGGATCGCCCAGACCAGCTTGTCCACTTCCTCCTCCATCGAGGAGGTGACGGCAGAGGTGCCCATATTGGCGTTGATCTTCACCAAAAAATTGCGACCGATGATCATTGGTTCAATTTCGGGGTGGTTGATGTTGGCGGGGATGATGGCGCGGCCTGCTGCAATTTCGGACCGGACAAACTCTGGCGTCACATAGTCGGGGATATTGGCGCCCCAGTCATGGCCGTCGCGGTGACAGGGGGACAGGTCGCGCAGCTGATTTTCGCGGATCGCAACATATTCCATCTCCGGTGTGATGACACCAGCGCGGGCATAGGCCAGCTGGGTCGGTGCCTTGCCGTCCTTGCCGCGAAAGGGGGCGGGCTTCACCGGGAATTCCGGCACCAGCCGGTCGCCCTCGACAAAACCGTTGTCCTCGGGCTTCACATCGCGGCCTTGATAGCTTTCGACGTCGCCGCGGGCTTCGATCCACCGGCGGCGCAGCTGTGGCAGACCTTCGCGAATATCGGTCAGCACATCCGGGTCGGTATAGGGGCCGGAGCTGTCATAGACCGGCAGCGGCGCCTCGCCAGCGGTGGGGTGGGTGGCGATTTCGCGCATTGGCACGCGGATGTCCGGGTGGACTTCGCCGCTGACATAGATCTTGCGCGATGCAGGCAATGCGCCTGTGGTGATTTTCGGGTTGGGGACGTTCATTTTGGTGCTCCTCGAAGCCTAGACTTGGAAAAGACACCAGATGAGGTTTGGCTCGGGAAACAGAGGGCGTAGGACCCCCTTGTTCAGTCATCGCAAGACGTCCGGGAGTGTACAAGTCCCGTAGCCATGCGCGCCTAGCTTCCTACGCCAGTATCAACTGGGTCAGGTTCAAAGGGTCGCGCCGCCGGTTCGGGAATGCCCCGCACCTAAACGCCTCTCAGTCCCCTTGGCGGGACTCCCCTGCGTGCTTTAGGGGTAGGGGAGACAGGGTCTCTCCGTCAATATGTTATTTTATAGATTATTTTTAACGTTTTATTTTAGGATGTTGTGACGGTTTTGGTTGGAGATTAGAGCGAATTCGCCGCAGTGCAGCTTTGCACTTGATCGCTGCACGTCAAGTTATCTATAAAACACCAACGCCATCCGCGTATGGCCATCTGGTAGAGAGAACAGGAGACAGCATGCTGGACGCTGCACCCATCCGCACCGATTGGACCCGCGAGGAAGCGGAGGCAATTTACAACACGCCCTTCATGGATCTGCTGTTTCAGGCGCATTCGGTGCATCGGCAGTATTTCGACCCCAATCAGGTGCAGAAATCCAAGCTTCTCAGCATCAAGACCGGCGGCTGCGCCGAGGACTGCGCCTATTGCTCCCAGTCGGCGCGCAACGGCGCGCAGCTGTCGGCCTCCAAGCTGATCGAAGTGCAGCGGGTGATTGCCGAGGCGCGCAAGGCCAAGGAAGGCGGCGCCACGCGCTATTGTATGGGCGCGGCCTGGCGCTCGCCCAAGGACCGTGACATGGCCGCATTGGAGGCGATGGTGCAGGGGGTCAAGGATCTCGGGATGGAAACCTGCATGACCCTTGGCATGCTGGACGAGGAACAGGTTTTCCGCCTGCGCGACGCGGGCCTTGATTACTACAACCACAACATCGACACCTCCGAGCGCTACTACTCCGAGATCATCACCACCCGCACCTTTGCCGACCGGATCGACACCCTGAACCGGGTGCGCGAGGCGGGCATCAAAGTCTGCTCCGGCGGTATTGTCGGCATGGGCGAGCAGCAGCTGGACCGCATCGACATGATGCTGGCGCTGGCCACGCTGGAGGTGCATCCGGATTCGGTGCCCGTGAACATGCTGATCCCGATCGCCGACACGCCGCTGGCGGATGTGGAAAAGCTGGACCCGATCGAATTTGTCCGTTCCGTGGCGCTGGCCCGGATCCTGATGCCGAAATCCCACGTGCGCCTGTCCGCAGGCCGCACCGATATGTCGGATGAGATGCAGGCGATGTGTTTCTTTGCCGGCGCCAACTCGATCTTTGTGGGGGATACGCTGCTGACCGCGGACAACCCGGAAGAAGACAAGGATCAGCAGCTGTTCGACCGTCTGGGCATCACCGCAATGGCGGTGGGATGTGACGGCAGCCGCTGATGGCGGGCGCCTTCCCGAGGCATGAGACATCGCTGGATGCGCTGCGCAATCGCGGGCGCTACCGGCAGCTGATGCCGCGGGACGGGCATGATTTTGCCTCCAACGACTATCTTGGGCTGGCGGGCAGCGATGTGCTGCGCGCTGCCGCCGCTGATGCCTTGGCGCGAGGAGTGCCGGTCGGCGCAGGCGGTTCGCGCCTGCTGCGCGGCAATGACGCAGAGCATCAGCAGTTGGAAGCTGAGGCGGCGGCGTTCTTTGGAACCGAGGCCGCGCTGTTCATGGGCGGCGGCTTCACTGCCAATCAGGCGATCTTCTCGACCCTGCCGCAGCAGGGTGATCTGGTGCTCTATGACGCACTGATCCATGCCAGCACCCATGACGGCATGCGGCTGGGCCGCGCCGACACCCGCAGCTTTGCCCACAGCGACGTGGAAGATGCTGCAAGGGTGCTGAAAGACTGGCGCGCCCAAGGCGGCGAGGGCCAGGTCTGGATCGCGGTTGAGGCGGTCTATTCGATGGACGGTGATCTGGCGCCGCTGGACGCACTGATGGCGCTGGCGGATGCCACCGGCGCCGTGTTGGTGGTGGATGAGGCCCATGCAACCGGTGTCTTTGGCAATCTGGGGCGTGGGCTGGCGCATGATATCGCGCACCGTCCCAACGTCCTTTCCTTACACACCTGCGGCAAGGCGCTGGGCGCCTCCGGTGCGCTGATCTGCGGCCCGAGTGTGCTGATTGAGACGCTGATCAACAAGGCCCGCAGCTTCATCTATGCCACCGCGCCGTCGCCGCTGAACGCCGCACTGGTCCGCGCTGCTTTGTATGAGCTGCGGGATAATCCGGCCCGCCGCGACCGGGCATGGGAGGGCATCAGCCATGCCCAGGATGAGGCCAAACGGCTTTGCGGTCTGGCGGGCTTCCAGAGCCAGATCCTGCCGGTGGTGATCGGCGACGACAAACGCACCATGGCGCTGGCCTCGGCCATGCAGGCCCGCGGCTATGACATTCGCGGCATCCGCCCGCCGACGGTGCCCCGCGGCACCTCGCGGCTGCGGCTGTCGATTACTTTGAATACGGGGGCAGAGGTCGTCACCGCGATGTTCGAAGACCTCGCCCGGGAAATGGAGACAAACCCATGAGCGCGCTGATCGTCACTGGAACAGATACCGGCATCGGCAAGACCATCTTCTCGGCCGGCCTGGTGCAGGCCCTGGCCGCCACCTACTGGAAGCCGGTGCAATCCGGGCTGGAGGAGGAGACCGACAGCCAGATTGTTGCGCGCTTGTCAGGCCGCCCGGCGCTGCCTGAAGGGTATCTTCTGCAACTCCCTGCCTCGCCGCATCTGTCGGCAGAGGCCGAAGGCGTGGAGATCGACCCGGACGCGCTGCCCCTGCCTGAGGCCGATGGTGTGCTGGTCGCCGAAGGGGCAGGCGGTTTGATGGTTCCGCTGAACCGTGAGGCGCTGTATCTTGATCTGTTCGCCCGCTGGGGGGCGCCGGTGATCCTTTGTGCGCGGACGCAGCTGGGCACGATCAACCACACGCTGTTGTCGCTGAAGGCCCTGCGCGGCGCGGGCTGCCCAGTGGTTGGCGTTGTTTTCATCGGCGATCCGGAACCGGCGGTGGAGGAAACCATCTGCCAGTTCGGCAAGGCCGCGCATCTGGGCCGGCTGCCGGTTCTGGGCGAGCTGACCTCTGACGCGCTGGCGGTGGCCTTTCAGGCCAGCATCCAGGTGGACCTGATCAAGGCCGCCCTGGCCCAAGGAGAGATAGCATGAGCGCATCCGGCCTCACCCAGCTGGAATTCGACCAGCAGCACCTTTGGCATCCCTACACCAATGTCGCCAGACCCGGTCCGACCTT is a window encoding:
- a CDS encoding RluA family pseudouridine synthase, which produces MARRRIEFVIAENPPKRLDKAVSRDVPEEATLSRTRLARLIEAGQVQVDGVVVTDPKAKVAAGAVIEITVEEAEDSHIGPEDIPLEVIYEDDDLIVVNKPTGMVVHPAPGTPSGTLVNALLHHCGDNLSGVGGVKRPGIVHRIDKETSGLLVVAKSDAAHQGLAAQFEKHTVERYYRAICYGVPDANDPRLRGVKGTSFEPGNILKLTTQLARHKTDRQRQAVLFQGGRHAITRARIVNAFGTPPVVALIECWLETGRTHQIRVHMAHAGHGLVGDPVYGGKRKLAAKSLPEDTAAAIQAFPRQALHAAVLGFVHPVTGDAMRFEAPLPEDMAHLLQKLGAAGT
- the rpoH gene encoding RNA polymerase sigma factor RpoH, whose product is MANYANLPAPTPEGGLNRYLQEIRKFPLLEPEEEYMLAKRWVEEQDSASAHKMVTSHLRLAAKIAMGYRGYGLPQAEVISEANVGLMQAVKRFDPEKGFRLATYAMWWIRASIQEYILRSWSLVKLGTTSAQKKLFFNLRKAKARIGALEEGDLHPDSVKKIATDLGVTEAEVISMNRRMSGGDASLNATVGSEGEGTMQWQDWLEDEDADQAGDYEARDELEARRELLASALEVLNDREKDILTQRRLADQAKTLEDLSTQYGVSRERIRQIEVRAFEKLQKKMRELASEKGMLSVQ
- a CDS encoding methyl-accepting chemotaxis protein is translated as MPSIFYRLPIRIYAVVAMALALSVLLTVLLLSRAVDNAYAMRDRELHNIIDTSISLLADLEARVQSGDLTADEARAQGREVIEKIRFETSGYLFAFDQDLIVRAHPMVPDWVGTDRSGFEDVKGMKVFQELGKIAASDGAGSVRYWFQKPGQTTPEQKIGYVQAFEPWGWIIGTGSYVSDIQADLAQMRIESMITLGVSLVLLMIASTVLLRSVTGPINRLKARMASMAEGETHADVPYTRARSEIGEMARTLEAFREKLEQQEAMKGHQQARDAERADVVQVISSRLATLSKGDLTVRINEHLPEDYAQLQRDFNRTAETLSTTVTQVIDTAESIRSGANEISQASDDLSNRTESQAATLEETAAALDEMTASVKSAAEGARSVEGIMQEAKQEAETSGEVVQSAVSAMTEIEQSSTHISQIIGVIDDIAFQTNLLALNAGVEAARAGEAGKGFAVVASEVRALAQRSSDAAMEIKTLIGDSTKQVERGVDLVGKTGDALQSIVERVGHISKLVSGIATGASEQSTGLHEINTGVTQLDQVTQQNAAMVEEATAAGHMLNADASKLAELVAHFRVAAGGRQAAAPVRKSAAAPAPAQIQVAAQDTPPAAPSAAPSAHGDDWDIEAVTPKPAPAAASSSGNAAKDIWQDF
- the thiD gene encoding bifunctional hydroxymethylpyrimidine kinase/phosphomethylpyrimidine kinase yields the protein MSALLIIAGTDSSGGAGLTRDIAAATAMAQLLPPFAQRSPALRPVVTAITVQTDTALEEIRPTPPETIQSQIRAAAATGPISAVKIGMVGSAMAAKAIAKALAHSVPETCPVVLDPVLRSSSGGQLMQVADVKPLIARATLITPNLQEAAQLAPSASNRQPDSPEASGIALQARQLQEAGADAVLIKGGHGGGAISVDQLFFGDTHVRYDRPRLQRGRRGTGCTLATAIAVQLMAGQNLDQACAHAGDYVHEWLKEVAA
- a CDS encoding HesA/MoeB/ThiF family protein, with the translated sequence MDQGLCLMSRFDRQIALPEVGAEGQAKLAAAHVLVVGAGGLGSPVLQYLAGAGLGEITVMDGDSVEATNLPRQPLYMPADIGRYKVDAARERLRAMAPELRLHPHARDLTPDNVTAAVTPVDLVIDAADSHAVSYTLSDCCQRLGRDLISASALAQSGYIGVFCGGGPSLRAVFPDPPGSAATCASAGIMGPVVGVIGAWQAQLALKLLLNHQPTPRGRLFSVDFAGLQMGGFDFSTAEEPSRPFPFIGRNAITDEDYVVELRSAQEAPTPAVRAAVRILPEALRASDLPRDRRVVLACHSGLRAWRMAAEIAPEFVGEIVLLAAGRRG
- a CDS encoding thiamine phosphate synthase, yielding MERFYLIVGHVSQLELLVPHGVRLVQLRLKDLPEQEIRRQIARARDFCAVHGAQLVVNDHWQVALDLNCGFVHLGQEDMDSADFAALRRKGVQFGLSTHDEAELERALAFEPDYIALGPVYETLLKKMKWAPQGLDRLRRWKEMAGDTPLVAIGGLTPERLPGVFAAGADSAAVVTDIQQAPDPEARTREWIKACAS